In Luteibacter mycovicinus, a genomic segment contains:
- a CDS encoding adenosylmethionine--8-amino-7-oxononanoate transaminase: MTDTLIARDLSVLWHPCTQMHDHETLPMVPVVRGEGAWLVGADGKRYLDAVSSWWTNLFGHAEPRIAGALKDQLDRLEHVIFAGFTHEPAVELAEELVRITPNGLDRVFLADNGSAAIEVALKMSFHYWLNQGHGEKTRFIALTGSYHGETLGALSVSDVALYRKTYAPLLLTPELAPSADTFEGEPGETPKEIATRRLGEMRTILERHAHETCAVIVEPLVQCAGGMRMYDPSYLTGLRALCDEFNVHFIADEIAVGFGRTGTLFACEQAVVSPDFMCLSKGLTGGFLPLSAVVTTNDVYQAFYAEYAAGKAFLHSHSYTGNPLACRAATATLKIFRDDPVLERNRVLAAHMAMRIAPLVDHPHVAQVRQTGMIAAIELVADKASRTPFPAADRRGLRVYRHGLENGALLRPLGNIVYFMPPYCITEDEIDFMVDTAIAGIGKAVA, encoded by the coding sequence ATGACCGACACCCTCATCGCACGCGATCTCTCCGTCCTCTGGCACCCGTGCACCCAGATGCACGACCACGAAACCCTGCCCATGGTACCCGTCGTACGCGGCGAAGGGGCATGGCTGGTGGGCGCGGACGGTAAACGCTACCTCGATGCCGTCAGTTCCTGGTGGACCAACCTGTTCGGCCACGCCGAGCCGCGCATCGCCGGGGCACTGAAGGACCAGCTCGACCGGCTGGAGCACGTGATCTTCGCCGGCTTCACCCACGAGCCCGCCGTGGAACTGGCCGAGGAACTGGTCCGGATCACGCCGAATGGCCTCGACCGGGTATTCCTCGCCGACAACGGCTCCGCCGCGATCGAAGTGGCGCTGAAAATGAGCTTCCATTACTGGCTGAACCAGGGGCACGGCGAGAAGACCCGCTTCATCGCCCTTACCGGTAGCTACCACGGTGAGACGCTGGGTGCCCTGTCGGTGAGCGACGTGGCGCTTTACCGCAAGACGTATGCGCCCCTGCTGCTCACACCGGAACTGGCACCCTCCGCGGATACGTTTGAGGGCGAGCCGGGCGAGACCCCGAAGGAGATCGCCACTCGCCGCCTCGGCGAGATGCGCACGATCCTCGAACGCCACGCGCACGAAACCTGTGCAGTGATCGTCGAGCCGCTGGTCCAGTGCGCCGGCGGCATGCGCATGTATGACCCCTCGTATCTCACCGGGTTACGCGCCCTGTGCGACGAGTTCAACGTGCACTTCATCGCAGACGAAATCGCCGTGGGCTTCGGCCGTACCGGCACGTTGTTTGCCTGCGAGCAGGCAGTCGTGTCACCGGATTTCATGTGCCTGTCGAAGGGATTGACCGGCGGGTTCTTGCCGTTGTCCGCCGTGGTCACGACGAACGACGTGTATCAGGCGTTCTATGCGGAATATGCGGCGGGCAAGGCCTTCCTGCATTCGCACAGTTACACCGGCAATCCTTTGGCCTGCCGCGCCGCAACCGCGACACTCAAGATCTTCCGTGACGATCCGGTGCTGGAGCGCAATCGCGTGCTTGCAGCTCACATGGCTATGCGCATCGCTCCGCTGGTGGATCATCCTCATGTGGCGCAGGTGCGTCAGACCGGCATGATCGCGGCGATCGAACTGGTCGCCGACAAAGCCTCGCGCACGCCGTTCCCGGCCGCCGACCGACGTGGCCTGCGGGTGTATCGCCATGGGCTGGAGAACGGCGCGCTGCTGCGGCCCCTCGGCAACATCGTTTATTTCATGCCGCCGTATTGCATCACGGAAGACGAGATCGACTTCATGGTGGATACGGCGATCGCGGGAATCGGAAAGGCTGTGGCGTGA
- a CDS encoding N-acetylmuramoyl-L-alanine amidase family protein, with the protein MLAALSVAAGAELPGAARADDQNQVSVSSMSIDARRNVERRVDEVANRIANSKSFFEEDHLPIHIKSQFDPVGQSLLMEVDERFGPVSGYVEMENLQSEIANEIWPMLENIHGFQGLDWRYGGKDLYFWFPGDRREPEKSKSTKPTSRDGLGSVLINDGHGYYYHHGFHDWRFQREPANGIIEDRVTSEIATPLWAWLSMDGVAVKTSRESSFGNHEPSGKPLYLMAARYLLERSLPERPDIWHSLPDDVSDLREYREDIRSRPLFANALGVDAMISIHTNASDNASVRGTRVFSQPGRPESAEFASMALCYMREHIHASKAYEDFAVAPNPQFSDKGENRLADMPAIIVELGFHTNAEDAAALKDPLFVGSAMRGLAKAYRLFRNGERCEEFAVRVPDKAESIVGDVTKIPITWTGYPDYPMSVSAERGWAMVPEAPAEQRVDLGYQCLDDDVGRSPFALKVVGRDFAGIETKPAEIIMSCLPRPEIGVAQR; encoded by the coding sequence ATGCTTGCTGCGCTCAGCGTGGCAGCGGGGGCGGAATTGCCAGGCGCGGCAAGGGCAGATGACCAGAATCAGGTTTCGGTGTCGTCGATGAGCATCGATGCCCGCCGTAACGTCGAGCGTCGCGTCGACGAGGTCGCTAATCGCATCGCGAACTCGAAGTCTTTCTTTGAGGAAGATCATCTCCCCATCCATATCAAATCCCAATTTGATCCGGTGGGCCAGTCGCTTCTCATGGAAGTGGATGAAAGGTTCGGCCCGGTTTCCGGCTACGTGGAAATGGAAAATCTCCAGTCGGAAATTGCCAATGAGATCTGGCCGATGCTGGAGAATATCCATGGATTCCAGGGGCTTGATTGGCGCTACGGTGGGAAAGACTTGTACTTCTGGTTCCCTGGCGACAGGCGTGAGCCCGAAAAATCGAAATCAACAAAGCCCACTAGCAGGGACGGCCTCGGGTCAGTCTTGATCAACGATGGACATGGTTACTACTACCACCATGGCTTTCACGACTGGCGATTCCAGCGAGAACCGGCGAATGGAATTATCGAGGACCGGGTCACTTCAGAGATTGCTACCCCACTATGGGCGTGGCTGAGCATGGACGGCGTGGCTGTGAAAACTAGCCGGGAGTCGTCTTTCGGGAATCACGAGCCGAGCGGCAAACCTCTTTATCTGATGGCCGCTCGTTACCTTCTTGAGCGGTCCCTTCCAGAGAGACCGGATATCTGGCATTCGTTGCCCGATGATGTGAGCGACTTGCGGGAGTATAGGGAAGACATTCGAAGTCGGCCGCTGTTCGCAAATGCGCTTGGCGTAGACGCCATGATCAGCATTCACACCAATGCTTCGGACAACGCCAGTGTACGGGGTACAAGGGTCTTCTCTCAGCCCGGTCGCCCCGAGTCGGCTGAATTTGCATCCATGGCTCTCTGCTACATGCGTGAACATATTCATGCGAGCAAAGCTTATGAGGATTTTGCGGTCGCACCGAATCCCCAGTTTTCCGACAAGGGTGAGAATCGCCTGGCCGATATGCCGGCGATTATCGTTGAGCTCGGTTTCCATACAAACGCCGAGGACGCCGCGGCATTGAAAGATCCACTTTTCGTCGGAAGCGCGATGCGCGGTTTGGCCAAGGCCTATCGTCTCTTCCGTAACGGTGAACGTTGCGAGGAGTTCGCCGTTCGGGTCCCAGACAAAGCAGAGAGCATAGTGGGTGACGTAACCAAAATTCCCATTACCTGGACCGGGTATCCCGATTATCCGATGAGCGTCAGTGCAGAGCGAGGATGGGCTATGGTGCCCGAAGCCCCTGCTGAGCAGCGCGTCGACCTTGGTTATCAGTGTCTTGACGATGACGTAGGGCGGTCTCCGTTCGCACTGAAAGTCGTAGGAAGAGACTTTGCTGGCATAGAGACAAAACCAGCGGAAATCATCATGAGCTGTCTGCCCAGGCCTGAGATAGGCGTTGCTCAGCGATAG
- a CDS encoding 2-hydroxychromene-2-carboxylate isomerase, with translation MPIAWYFDFVSMFSWLQWPAVRELAQEREVVLRPILFGGLLKQMGQRGPAEIPRKREFTYRYALWRARQANVPLKFPPTHPFNPLPALRLCVAAGSTPEAVGAIFEWIWVHGRAADTPETIQPLATSLGIGDVSAALSAPGVKAALQANFEQAMRDQVYGVPTLAIGNELFWGADAHAFAMDYLAHPELFDDSEMARLGDLPIGLSRIR, from the coding sequence ATGCCGATCGCCTGGTACTTCGATTTCGTCTCCATGTTCAGCTGGCTGCAGTGGCCGGCGGTGCGCGAACTGGCTCAGGAGCGGGAGGTCGTGCTGCGGCCGATCCTGTTCGGCGGCCTGCTGAAGCAGATGGGGCAGCGCGGCCCGGCGGAGATCCCGCGCAAGCGCGAGTTCACCTATCGGTACGCGCTGTGGCGGGCACGGCAGGCGAACGTGCCGCTGAAGTTTCCCCCGACCCATCCGTTCAATCCGCTGCCGGCGCTGCGCCTGTGTGTTGCCGCCGGGTCGACGCCCGAGGCCGTCGGTGCCATCTTCGAGTGGATATGGGTGCATGGCCGTGCGGCGGATACGCCCGAGACGATCCAGCCACTGGCGACGTCGCTGGGCATCGGCGACGTCAGCGCCGCGCTCTCCGCGCCCGGCGTCAAAGCCGCCCTGCAGGCGAATTTCGAACAGGCGATGCGCGATCAGGTCTACGGCGTGCCGACGCTGGCGATCGGCAACGAGTTGTTCTGGGGTGCTGACGCGCATGCGTTTGCGATGGATTACCTCGCTCATCCCGAGCTGTTCGATGACAGTGAGATGGCGCGTCTTGGCGATCTGCCGATCGGGCTGTCGCGGATCCGATAA
- a CDS encoding 16S rRNA (uracil(1498)-N(3))-methyltransferase, producing the protein MRTIRIHVDMPLTSGVDITLPAQAGEHVARVLRMEAGAPVVLFSGHDDTEFDATLTSVGKREVVASVGEGRQLQNESPLSLTLVQGVARGEKMDLIVQKATELGIARIVPILTERSEVKLDAARSEKRLLHWRAVAASACEQSGRARVPQVEAAVPMATWLASLGEGGPMRLALLPEGTKRAGELGLTGAAMLAIGPEGGFGDRDRVALAAHGFAGLKLGPRILRTETAGLAAIAALQALYGDI; encoded by the coding sequence ATGCGCACCATCCGCATCCATGTCGACATGCCGCTGACCAGCGGAGTTGACATCACCCTGCCCGCCCAGGCGGGCGAGCACGTCGCCCGCGTCCTGCGCATGGAGGCCGGCGCGCCGGTCGTGCTGTTTTCGGGCCACGACGACACGGAGTTCGATGCCACGCTGACCAGCGTGGGCAAACGCGAAGTGGTGGCGAGCGTGGGCGAAGGGCGGCAGCTCCAGAACGAATCCCCGCTGTCGCTCACCCTGGTACAGGGCGTGGCGCGCGGCGAGAAAATGGACCTGATCGTGCAGAAGGCCACCGAACTGGGCATCGCCCGCATCGTGCCGATCCTGACCGAGCGTTCCGAAGTGAAGCTGGACGCGGCGCGCTCCGAGAAGCGCCTGCTCCACTGGCGCGCGGTCGCCGCCAGCGCATGCGAGCAGTCGGGACGCGCCCGGGTGCCGCAGGTGGAAGCCGCCGTACCGATGGCGACCTGGCTTGCCTCGCTGGGCGAAGGCGGCCCGATGCGGCTCGCGCTACTGCCCGAAGGAACGAAGCGCGCCGGCGAACTCGGACTGACGGGTGCGGCGATGTTGGCTATTGGCCCCGAAGGCGGGTTCGGAGACAGGGACCGTGTGGCGCTGGCGGCGCATGGATTTGCGGGACTGAAGCTGGGACCACGGATTCTGCGGACGGAAACAGCGGGTCTGGCGGCGATTGCAGCGTTACAGGCGCTTTACGGCGACATTTGA